A single region of the Mesorhizobium sp. NZP2077 genome encodes:
- a CDS encoding multiubiquitin domain-containing protein produces MNTEELLDYDDLGDALREGRALRPARGYRFLLAQGDLNFQSRQVSDPVPLGRQLLEAGTLDPRDGYSLFAILPSGDFEDVRLNEPFDLREHGAERFVAFLTDRDFKFTLKDDELRWGKPIISGAVLYGLAKPGEGEAVFLEVPGGEDRLIEHGELIDLAEPGIERFIAARVTFEIIVNSRPRKVNARTVTFEQIVQLAFPGQHEPNVVFSMTYRHAASTPHAGELGAGGSVDVKKKGTVFNVTRTVQS; encoded by the coding sequence ATGAACACCGAAGAACTGCTTGATTACGACGACCTCGGCGACGCCCTGCGCGAAGGCCGGGCGCTGCGTCCGGCGCGGGGGTATCGCTTTCTCCTCGCGCAGGGCGATCTCAACTTCCAGTCCCGTCAGGTGAGCGATCCAGTGCCGCTCGGCCGTCAGTTGCTCGAGGCCGGCACCCTGGACCCGCGGGACGGCTACAGCCTATTCGCGATTCTGCCCTCCGGCGACTTCGAGGACGTGCGGCTGAACGAGCCCTTCGACCTGCGCGAGCACGGCGCCGAGCGGTTCGTTGCCTTCCTGACGGATCGCGACTTCAAGTTCACGCTGAAGGACGACGAGCTGCGCTGGGGTAAGCCGATCATCAGCGGCGCGGTGCTCTACGGTCTCGCCAAGCCCGGCGAGGGAGAGGCCGTTTTCCTCGAGGTCCCCGGCGGCGAAGATCGCCTGATCGAGCATGGCGAGCTGATCGATCTGGCCGAGCCCGGCATCGAGCGGTTCATCGCCGCGCGGGTGACGTTCGAGATCATCGTCAATTCGCGGCCGCGGAAGGTGAACGCCCGCACGGTCACGTTCGAGCAGATCGTCCAGCTCGCTTTCCCGGGCCAGCACGAGCCGAACGTCGTCTTCTCGATGACCTACCGGCACGCGGCGTCGACGCCGCACGCGGGTGAACTCGGGGCTGGCGGCTCGGTCGACGTCAAGAAGAAAGGCACGGTGTTCAATGTCACGCGAACTGTTCAGTCGTAA